One region of Primulina tabacum isolate GXHZ01 chromosome 1, ASM2559414v2, whole genome shotgun sequence genomic DNA includes:
- the LOC142550010 gene encoding uncharacterized protein LOC142550010, producing the protein MAEVSNLHGLNHHSPPLSRRSLSSTATNVPLQEEAGEEEDFYRHRGPLFFNFDSLSSPGENLDSEYEDPNCFFFGGEEDEEQMNFVTDLFESRETYLGEDPIWEFDSEPVDESGLEFGFGPGLGSNGGLRVADMDSESDSEEFEVNSGFVNNDDDNYDDGFEVNNENYHSANEREEFEWEEVSERLHFDEVENLNSVIDRIEEISVSSDISSSDGGNSMLGDAMREEDEGNIEWEVLLAMNNLERNFELENSAESIEESGIPHGNLRDREDYILALEYDTLFGQLVENENALKGSPPAAKSVVENLPSVVYTKEVVEENSCLVSCAVCMDEFAIGEKLTRMPCFHLYHGECILPWLHNRNTCPVCRYELPTDDADYERRRSERRGGGGLSASRLTISR; encoded by the exons ATGGCGGAGGTCTCTAATCTACACGGCCTCAACCACCATTCTCCGCCGCTTTCCCGGCGCTCCTTATCATCCACCGCCACGAATGTGCCTCTGCAAGAAGAAGCCGGGGAGGAAGAAGATTTCTATCGTCATCGCGGccctttattttttaatttcgaTTCATTGTCCTCTCCAG GTGAAAACCTGGATTCTGAATACGAGGACCCGAATTGCTTCTTCTTCGGAGGCGAAGAAGATGAGGAACAGATGAATTTCGTCACAGATCTATTCGAATCGCGTGAAACCTACTTGGGGGAGGACCCGATCTGGGAGTTTGATTCAGAACCGGTGGACGAGTCGGGCCTTGAGTTCGGGTTTGGTCCGGGCCTTGGGTCAAATGGGGGCCTTCGGGTTGCGGACATGGATTCGGAGTCAGATTCTGAAGAATTCGAGGTGAATTCTGGTTTTGTCAACAACGATGATGATAATTATGATGATGGCTTTGAGGTAAATAATGAGAACTATCATAGCGCAAATGAGCGGGAAGAGTTTGAATGGGAGGAGGTGAGTGAAAGACTCCATTTTGACGAGGTAGAGAATTTGAATTCTGTTATTGATAGAATTGAGGAAATATCCGTTTCTTCAGATATTTCTTCCTCAGACGGTGGAAATTCGATGCTAGGTGATGCTATgcgagaagaggatgaaggAAATATAGAATGGGAAGTGCTGTTGGCAATGAATAATTTGGAGAGGAATTTTGAGCTGGAAAATTCTGCAGAAAGTATTGAAGAGAGTGGGATTCCCCATGGCAATCTGCGGGATCGTGAAGATTATATTTTGGCTTTGGAATATGATACCCTTTTCGGGCAGTTGGTAGAGAATGAGAATGCTTTAAAGGGTAGTCCCCCGGCTGCTAAATCCGTGGTGGAGAACCTGCCTTCGGTGGTGTATACAAAGGAGGTGGTAGAGGAAAATAGTTGTCTGGTTTCTTGTGCTGTTTGTATGGATGAGTTTGCTATTGGGGAGAAGTTGACGAGGATGCCTTGCTTCCATTTATACCACGGTGAATGTATTTTGCCGTGGCTCCACAATAGGAATACATGTCCTGTTTGTCGATATGAGTTACCCACGGATGATGCAGATTATGAGAGGAGGAGGTCTGAGAGAAGAGGAGGTGGTGGACTTTCTGCTTCAAGGCTAACGATCTCGAGGTAA
- the LOC142549910 gene encoding uncharacterized protein LOC142549910 isoform X1: MGAVTSSMAAKFAFFPPNPPSYAVTVAEATGKLRMTEVAEKENVDVLKVKSKRGTEIVVVYVKNPTAKLTLLYSHGNAADLGQMYDLFSELSIHLRVNLMGYDYSGYGQSTGKPSEQNTYADIEAAYECLQEIYGVKEEDIILYGQSVGSGPTLDLASRLSRLRAVVLHSAMLSGLRVMYPVKRTYWFDIYKNIDKIPLVQCPVLLIHGTADDVVDCSHGKQLWELCKDKYEPLWVKGGNHCDLELYPEYIKHLKKFISAIEKSGHTRNGSFSSVDRMDVARNSTDCRPRPSLDQREKSKSSTDDRENPRVSIDRRDKSRASTDKRERSRKTADYPEKPNNNAEQPERARNSIDRFGDMMKSAVLCNIDCFKPVGTKI; this comes from the exons ATGGGGGCGGTGACGTCGTCGATGGCGGCGAAGTTTGCGTTTTTTCCGCCGAATCCACCTTCGTATGCGGTGACGGTGGCGGAGGCGACGGGAAAGCTTCGGATGACGGAGGTGGCGGAGAAGGAAAATGTTGACGTTCTGAAAGTTAAATCGAAAAGGGGGACGGAGATTGTGGTGGTTTACGTGAAGAACCCGACGGCGAAGCTCACGTTGTTGTACTCCCACGGCAACGCCGCTGATCTAGGGCAGATGTATGACCTCTTTAGTGAGCTCAGCATTCACCTCCGGGTGAATTTGATGGG ATATGATTATTCAGGCTATGGGCAGTCCACCGGGAAG CCAAGTGAGCAAAACACTTATGCGGACATAGAAGCTGCATATGAATGCCTTCAAGAAATTTATGGTGTGAAGGAAGAGGATATAATATTGTACGGACAGTCTGTTGGCAGTGGACCAACTTTAGATTTGGCGTCTCGTTTGTCTAGATTAAGAGCGGTCGTGCTTCACAGCGCTATGCTCTCAGGATTGCGAGTTATGTATCCTGTGAAGCGAACATATTGGTTTGACATTTATAAG AATATCGACAAAATCCCATTAGTCCAATGTCCTGTACTGCTTATTCAT GGTACGGCAGATGATGTAGTAGATTGCTCCCATGGTAAACAGCTATGGGAGCTTTGTAAAGACAAGTACGAGCCATTATGGGTTAAAGGTGGCAACCATTGTGACCTTGAGCTCTACCCAGAATATATCAAGCATTTGAAGAAGTTCATCTCAGCTATCGAGAAATCTGGACATACGAGGAACGGATCCTTTTCATCTGTGGATCGAATGGACGTTGCTCGAAACAGCACAGATTGCAGACCCAGACCAAGCTTAGATCAGAGAGAGAAGTCGAAATCAAGCACAGATGACAGAGAGAATCCTCGAGTGAGCATAGATCGAAGAGATAAGTCTAGAGCAAGCACTGACAAGAGAGAAAGATCACGAAAAACTGCAGATTATCCTGAGAAACCGAATAATAACGCAGAACAGCCAGAGAGAGCACGGAACAGCATAGATCG CTTTGGAGATATGATGAAATCGGCTGTTTTGTGTAATATCGACTGTTTCAAGCCTGTGGGAACGAAGATTTGA
- the LOC142549910 gene encoding uncharacterized protein LOC142549910 isoform X2: MGAVTSSMAAKFAFFPPNPPSYAVTVAEATGKLRMTEVAEKENVDVLKVKSKRGTEIVVVYVKNPTAKLTLLYSHGNAADLGQMYDLFSELSIHLRVNLMGYDYSGYGQSTGKPSEQNTYADIEAAYECLQEIYGVKEEDIILYGQSVGSGPTLDLASRLSRLRAVVLHSAMLSGLRVMYPVKRTYWFDIYKGTADDVVDCSHGKQLWELCKDKYEPLWVKGGNHCDLELYPEYIKHLKKFISAIEKSGHTRNGSFSSVDRMDVARNSTDCRPRPSLDQREKSKSSTDDRENPRVSIDRRDKSRASTDKRERSRKTADYPEKPNNNAEQPERARNSIDRFGDMMKSAVLCNIDCFKPVGTKI; this comes from the exons ATGGGGGCGGTGACGTCGTCGATGGCGGCGAAGTTTGCGTTTTTTCCGCCGAATCCACCTTCGTATGCGGTGACGGTGGCGGAGGCGACGGGAAAGCTTCGGATGACGGAGGTGGCGGAGAAGGAAAATGTTGACGTTCTGAAAGTTAAATCGAAAAGGGGGACGGAGATTGTGGTGGTTTACGTGAAGAACCCGACGGCGAAGCTCACGTTGTTGTACTCCCACGGCAACGCCGCTGATCTAGGGCAGATGTATGACCTCTTTAGTGAGCTCAGCATTCACCTCCGGGTGAATTTGATGGG ATATGATTATTCAGGCTATGGGCAGTCCACCGGGAAG CCAAGTGAGCAAAACACTTATGCGGACATAGAAGCTGCATATGAATGCCTTCAAGAAATTTATGGTGTGAAGGAAGAGGATATAATATTGTACGGACAGTCTGTTGGCAGTGGACCAACTTTAGATTTGGCGTCTCGTTTGTCTAGATTAAGAGCGGTCGTGCTTCACAGCGCTATGCTCTCAGGATTGCGAGTTATGTATCCTGTGAAGCGAACATATTGGTTTGACATTTATAAG GGTACGGCAGATGATGTAGTAGATTGCTCCCATGGTAAACAGCTATGGGAGCTTTGTAAAGACAAGTACGAGCCATTATGGGTTAAAGGTGGCAACCATTGTGACCTTGAGCTCTACCCAGAATATATCAAGCATTTGAAGAAGTTCATCTCAGCTATCGAGAAATCTGGACATACGAGGAACGGATCCTTTTCATCTGTGGATCGAATGGACGTTGCTCGAAACAGCACAGATTGCAGACCCAGACCAAGCTTAGATCAGAGAGAGAAGTCGAAATCAAGCACAGATGACAGAGAGAATCCTCGAGTGAGCATAGATCGAAGAGATAAGTCTAGAGCAAGCACTGACAAGAGAGAAAGATCACGAAAAACTGCAGATTATCCTGAGAAACCGAATAATAACGCAGAACAGCCAGAGAGAGCACGGAACAGCATAGATCG CTTTGGAGATATGATGAAATCGGCTGTTTTGTGTAATATCGACTGTTTCAAGCCTGTGGGAACGAAGATTTGA
- the LOC142515577 gene encoding basic leucine zipper 43-like, with product MEQKVSPFSSSSPYYKFTSSITFQFVFNLQLLLHSIQIYFIHHIYFAKSKAMQSSEFSELRYPLFPQLPSQFPPQFPLAGINPPAYHHHFNSPYPNHNLIQELSPQPVTCCFSSNSTSDEGDEQQLNIINERKQRRMISNRESARRSRMRKQKHLDELWSQVVCLRNENSQLLDRLNDYSERYDQVVQENCQLKEEASELRQTIVHMQLNSPFEGLPELDDDRSMKSSLFMNE from the coding sequence ATGGAGCAAAAAGTTTCTCCATTTTCATCATCTTCTCCATACTATAAATTCACATCTTCAATCACGTTTCAATTCGTCTTCAACCTCCAACTTCTCCTCCATTCAATCCAGATATATTTTATTCACCATATATATTTCGCTAAATCCAAAGCAATGCAATCCAGCGAATTTTCAGAGCTCCGCTACCCTCTATTCCCTCAACTCCCGTCCCAGTTCCCGCCCCAATTCCCCCTCGCCGGAATCAACCCACCAGCCTACCACCACCACTTCAACTCGCCGTATCCGAACCATAACTTAATCCAGGAACTCAGCCCCCAACCAGTCACGTGCTGTTTCAGCAGCAACTCGACTTCCGACGAAGGCGACGAGCAACAGCTGAACATAATCAACGAGCGGAAACAGAGAAGGATGATCTCGAACAGGGAGTCCGCGCGCAGGTCTCGTATGCGCAAGCAGAAGCACCTGGACGAGCTCTGGTCGCAGGTCGTCTGCTTGAGGAACGAGAATAGCCAGCTCCTGGATAGACTGAACGATTACTCGGAGCGCTACGATCAAGTGGTGCAGGAGAATTGTCAGCTCAAAGAAGAAGCTTCGGAGCTTCGTCAGACGATCGTTCACATGCAGCTGAACAGCCCTTTTGAAGGACTTCCGGAGCTTGACGATGACCGATCCATGAAATCATCCCTCTTTATGAATGAATAA
- the LOC142549835 gene encoding LOW QUALITY PROTEIN: WPP domain-interacting tail-anchored protein 1-like (The sequence of the model RefSeq protein was modified relative to this genomic sequence to represent the inferred CDS: inserted 1 base in 1 codon) yields the protein MGSDTIQDGSAAVDHVGSGEMEAESNNVDSLEVVSSRGDIIEELDSIAKSLTRVELDLACCSEKLVNLDILVMHVASRENDFEAFALEGERTLEGSVEKAFQFDLLYGFLDSEIRELDNFLLDLQTDVVASGKVISSFKQLGDGFREMEEKMRDCEESLKRSFEQVSDMKLQSANFQRILLTTSEDEKSKYDKEFSGLENGDLSNLNTKIRMPTSEQQRHILRMLEKSLAREMDLEKKLTEARQIEEDLKFRLQQEVIGMEEEAEIIWERLFEAENNSEILLGILNELVGTIQMAQFNLDGXFQREGELIFQRKGLNEQLQEKDLALVHSERSRGELLEKVYLLEQKLREYEAQLHSFEDTLEQNKDSSSNIYDRENISDETMEKVTEAEKRIESSESECKLLRESNMELNNDLSRLKSDIADATERVEQLERQLKDSEIKRLHSEASAEASEEKQNMLNCTIEDMEDLIKDLKSKVSKAESQTESVEDKCITLSESNAELVGEVNFLRGRVEHLETSLHQADDAKKETVKDVRMYTKVIADLVLQLALERERLDKQISTLAKEKKVVHKHLKQTNKGNSFNMVENPAANTKLLKVSNFSLNRGTSGNESNEKITGSSVTDYQIGNDPGDSLLTSEIKMEHSISTSELEPVRNIEASQLNFKYIYVAVVGMVISLLAAFLFQRYEWQNSKNSG from the exons ATGGGTTCCGACACCATTCAAGATGGATCTGCTGCTGTCGATCATGTAGGTTCTGGTGAAATGGAAGCTGAATCAAATAATGTGGATTCACTTGAAGTTGTTTCATCTCGTGGAGACATCATTGAAGAGCTAGATAGCATAGCAAAATCTTTAACAAGGGTTGAATTAGATTTAGCATGTTGCTCTGAAAAGCTGGTTAATTTGGATATACTTGTGATGCATGTGGCTTCAAGGGAAAATGATTTTGAAGCTTTTGCTTTGGAGGGGGAGCGTACACTGGAAGGCTCAGTTGAGAAAGCATTTCAATTTGACCTTTTATATGGGTTTTTGGACTCTGAAATCAGAGAACTGGATAATTTTCTATTGGATCTTCAAACTGATGTTGTTGCTTCCGGAAAGGTCATATCATCATTCAAGCAGCTTGGTGATGGTTTTAGGGAaatggaagaaaagatgcgagatTGTGAGGAATCTCTGAAGCGGTCATTTGAACAGGTATCAGACATGAAATTGCAATCTGCCAACTTCCAGAGGATCTTGTTAACTACCTCTGAAGATGAAAAAT CAAAATATGACAAGGAGTTTTCAGGTCTGGAAAATGGCGACCTCTCTAATTTGAATACAAAAATTAGAATGCCGACTTCAGAGCAGCAGAGGCATATTTTGAGAATGCTGGAGAAGTCTTTGGCTCGCGAAATGGATTTGGAGAAGAAGCTGACTGAGGCTAGACAAATTGAGgaagatttaaaatttaggCTACAACAAGAAGTCATCGGTATGGAAGAAGAAGCTGAAATTATTTGGGAAAGACTGTTTGAGGCAGAAAATAATTCAGAAATTTTGTTGGGGATTTTGAATGAACTAGTTGGGACAATTCAGATGGCACAGTTTAATTTAGATG TATTTCAGAGAGAAGGAGAATTGATATTTCAGCGTAAAGGTTTAAATGAACAACTGCAAGAAAAAGACCTTGCTTTAGTGCACTCTGAGCGTTCCAGGGGTGAACTTTTGGAAAAGGTTTATTTACTAGAGCAGAAACTGAGGGAATATGAGGCTCAACTGCACTCTTTTGAGGATACTTTAGagcaaaataaagattcttCCTCAAACATTTATGACAGAGAAAATATAAGTGATGAGACGATGGAAAAAGTCACTGAAGCTGAAAAGCGGATTGAGAGTTCCGAATCTGAGTGTAAATTGCTTAGAGAGTCTAATATGGAGCTTAATAATGACCTGAGTCGCTTGAAAAGTGACATTGCTGATGCAACTGAGAGGGTGGAGCAACTAGAGAGGCAGTTAAAAGATTCCGAAATTAAGCGACTGCATTCAGAGGCATCTGCTGAAGCTAGTGAAGAGAAGCAAAATATGCTAAATTGCACTATCGAGGATATGGAAGATTTGATAAAAGATCTTAAATCAAAGGTTTCAAAGGCCGAAAGTCAGACTGAGAGCGTTGAAGATAAGTGCATCACCTTGTCAGAGTCCAATGCTGAACTTGTTGGAGAAGTTAATTTTCTAAGAGGTAGAGTGGAACACTTGGAAACATCTTTGCATCAGGCTGATGACGCAAAGAAGGAGACTGTAAAAGATGTTAGGATGTATACTAAAGTCATTGCTGATTTAGTTTTGCAGTTGGCTCTTGAAAGAGAACGTCTTGACAAGCAG ATTTCAACTTTGGCAAAAGAGAAAAAGGTTGTACATAAGCATTTGAAGCAAACGAATAAGGGCAATTCATTCAATATGGTTGAAAATCCTGCTGCCAACACAAAATTATTGAAGGTCTCCAATTTTAGTCTTAATCGTGGGACCTCTGGAAATGAAAGTAATGAGAAAATAACAGGGTCTTCGGTTACAGATTATCAG attggAAATGATCCTGGAGATTCATTATTAACAAGTGAGATCAAGATGGAGCATTCCATTTCCACCTCCGAGCTCGAGCCTGTGAGGAACATAGAAGCAAGTCAGCTAAATTTCAAGTACATATACGTTGCTGTTGTTGGAATGGTGATTTCTTTGTTGGCGGCTTTTCTCTTCCAGCGCTACGAATGGCAAAATTCGAAGAACTCAGGCTAA